The Virgibacillus sp. MSP4-1 genome has a segment encoding these proteins:
- a CDS encoding NupC/NupG family nucleoside CNT transporter, protein MSNERTKINFKGILVMILSQLIITYFLFKTDIGQDIILAISSGFNKLIEFGMAGVNFIAGGLGGFENAFFFNVLLIIVFFSTLLAVLTHLKILPLIIKYLGWGISKITGLPKVESFNAVNSIFFGQSEALLAIKSQFHHLDSNRLYIVSASAMGSVSASIVGAYMQMIPAEYVLVALPLNMFSALIVSSIIAPVEVKDENDEVDIKDVSEAKSFFEAMGNGALDGGRIALIVAAMLIAFIAALEFVNWIIQFAFAGVTLQQILGYIIAPLGILMGIAPSEVIEAGSIMGTKIVTNEFVAMDQFTNIMGGMSEKTVGIVSVFLTSFANFSSIGIIAGTVQGIDPEKGKTVSKYGMKLLIGATLASILSATIAGLIISLPF, encoded by the coding sequence ATGTCTAACGAAAGGACAAAGATTAATTTCAAAGGTATTCTGGTTATGATTTTGTCGCAGCTGATCATTACCTACTTTTTATTCAAGACTGATATTGGTCAGGATATCATTTTAGCTATATCCAGTGGCTTTAATAAGCTGATTGAATTTGGTATGGCAGGTGTTAACTTTATTGCTGGAGGATTAGGCGGCTTTGAGAATGCATTTTTCTTTAATGTTCTGTTGATTATTGTCTTTTTCTCTACGTTATTAGCGGTATTAACTCACCTGAAAATCCTGCCATTAATTATTAAGTATCTTGGCTGGGGGATTTCCAAAATCACTGGTCTGCCAAAAGTTGAGTCGTTTAACGCTGTGAACAGTATCTTTTTTGGACAGTCAGAGGCATTGCTGGCCATTAAATCACAGTTTCATCATTTAGATAGCAATCGTTTATATATTGTAAGTGCATCAGCCATGGGATCTGTTTCGGCTTCCATTGTAGGAGCCTATATGCAGATGATTCCGGCAGAATATGTGTTAGTGGCTCTTCCTTTGAATATGTTCAGTGCCCTGATTGTTTCTTCTATCATCGCTCCTGTAGAGGTAAAGGATGAGAACGATGAAGTTGATATTAAAGATGTATCAGAAGCCAAAAGCTTTTTCGAAGCGATGGGGAATGGTGCATTAGATGGTGGACGTATTGCTCTGATTGTTGCAGCAATGTTAATTGCCTTTATTGCTGCATTGGAATTCGTAAACTGGATTATTCAATTTGCCTTTGCTGGCGTAACGCTGCAGCAAATCCTTGGCTATATTATAGCTCCTCTTGGAATTCTGATGGGTATTGCGCCAAGTGAGGTTATAGAAGCAGGAAGTATTATGGGTACAAAAATTGTCACGAATGAATTCGTTGCAATGGACCAATTTACCAATATTATGGGTGGCATGAGCGAGAAAACGGTCGGCATTGTATCTGTATTCCTGACAAGCTTTGCGAACTTCTCATCCATCGGTATTATCGCAGGTACTGTTCAGGGAATTGATCCTGAAAAAGGAAAAACAGTTTCTAAATATGGAATGAAGCTATTGATTGGTGCGACTCTTGCTTCCATTTTATCTGCAACTATTGCCGGACTAATTATCTCTCTTCCATTTTAA
- a CDS encoding metalloregulator ArsR/SmtB family transcription factor, giving the protein MEKNKNEGYKELDEDTLFIVSQTFKALSDPTRLRILYLLFQKEYSVNQIADTLKLKQSNVSHQLRYLKGLRLVKFRREGTTIYYSHDDEHVMKMLDQTIHHALHQ; this is encoded by the coding sequence ATGGAAAAAAACAAAAATGAGGGTTATAAAGAGCTGGATGAGGATACACTTTTTATTGTTTCTCAAACATTTAAAGCATTATCCGATCCAACAAGACTGCGGATTTTATACTTGTTATTTCAAAAGGAATATTCCGTTAATCAGATTGCAGATACGCTCAAGCTTAAGCAATCCAATGTTTCACATCAGCTTCGGTATTTAAAAGGCCTGCGATTAGTAAAGTTTCGCAGAGAGGGAACAACCATTTATTATTCCCATGATGACGAGCATGTGATGAAGATGCTCGACCAGACAATCCATCATGCTTTACACCAATAA
- a CDS encoding DUF6376 family protein: MKKGLMVTLIFFMTTLLTGCNLFDEVNDSLDYANEATEYIHTLSDFNSDLPQLMEEAANNPEVEKQLNERLNNIEEQINEFTQLDPPAVAEDLHQQFVKHSENLNQTIQKVTEQGDVAIEQLENSQIVDTVRDITGLLNQLENLGL; this comes from the coding sequence GTGAAAAAGGGACTAATGGTAACCCTCATTTTCTTTATGACTACTCTGCTGACAGGGTGTAATTTGTTTGATGAAGTGAATGACTCCCTCGATTATGCGAATGAAGCAACAGAATATATTCATACACTAAGTGACTTTAATTCGGACTTGCCACAACTTATGGAAGAGGCAGCAAATAATCCTGAAGTTGAGAAGCAGCTGAATGAACGCTTGAATAATATAGAAGAGCAGATTAATGAATTTACACAGCTTGATCCACCAGCTGTCGCTGAAGATCTTCATCAACAATTCGTTAAGCATAGTGAAAACTTAAATCAAACCATTCAGAAGGTCACCGAACAAGGGGATGTTGCGATTGAACAGCTGGAAAATTCCCAGATTGTGGATACCGTTCGTGATATCACGGGTTTATTAAACCAACTTGAAAACTTAGGCTTATAA
- the safA gene encoding SafA/ExsA family spore coat assembly protein, giving the protein MLLLFTVQNVNVSAQTDTYTVQPGDTLWKISVRYEVGLSEIINANPQFSNPDLIYPGDKVSIPLGEGTQSVEEEVARITNDYRSQNGLSPLKFDWELARVARYKSEDMRDKGYFSHTSPTYGSPFTMMQNFGISYTRAAENIAAGQRTAQEVVRSWMNSPGHRKNILDPNVTHIGVGYAKGGSYGHYWTQMFIKK; this is encoded by the coding sequence ATGCTACTTTTATTCACAGTGCAAAACGTGAATGTTTCAGCACAGACGGATACATACACGGTTCAACCGGGAGATACCTTATGGAAAATATCAGTAAGGTATGAAGTCGGGCTCTCAGAAATTATTAATGCCAATCCCCAATTCAGTAACCCTGATTTGATTTATCCAGGAGATAAAGTTTCTATCCCGTTAGGAGAAGGTACTCAATCGGTTGAAGAGGAAGTAGCCAGAATCACAAATGATTATCGTTCCCAAAATGGTCTAAGTCCTTTGAAATTTGATTGGGAACTGGCAAGGGTTGCCCGATATAAGTCCGAAGATATGAGGGATAAGGGGTATTTTTCCCATACTTCTCCAACGTATGGCTCTCCATTTACGATGATGCAGAATTTCGGAATCTCCTACACAAGGGCAGCAGAAAATATTGCAGCCGGACAGCGAACCGCACAGGAAGTTGTGCGATCATGGATGAACAGTCCCGGTCATCGGAAAAATATACTGGATCCCAATGTAACCCATATAGGTGTAGGCTATGCCAAGGGCGGAAGCTATGGACATTACTGGACTCAGATGTTTATAAAGAAATAA
- a CDS encoding cation diffusion facilitator family transporter, whose translation MGHNHDHGHDHHHNANKKALLISFCLIAAFMIVELIGGFLTNSLALISDAGHMLSDAASLGLSLVAFKIGEKAANTSKTYGYKRFEILAAFINGITLLAISLYIFWEAYHRFLAPPNVGSGMLIIAFIGLVVNIAVAWILMKGDTEENLNLRSAFLHVLGDLLGSVGAIVAGLLIMFFNWNIADPIASVIVALLVLISGWRVTRDSVHVLMEGKPSHIEMDVVEETLCNISGVKEVHDLHVWAITSDFPTLTCHLIVKDDVNRDSILEKASNLLHDKFELHHTTIQIEGADAKFHKKEDNCN comes from the coding sequence ATAAAAAAGCTTTACTGATCAGTTTTTGTCTGATTGCCGCCTTTATGATTGTAGAACTTATTGGTGGCTTTCTTACAAATAGCTTAGCGCTTATTTCTGATGCCGGGCATATGTTAAGCGATGCTGCATCCCTTGGACTGAGTCTTGTCGCTTTTAAGATAGGAGAAAAAGCTGCGAATACCAGCAAAACATACGGATATAAACGTTTTGAAATTTTAGCCGCTTTTATTAATGGTATTACCTTGCTGGCTATTTCCTTATATATATTCTGGGAAGCGTACCACCGCTTTTTGGCCCCCCCTAATGTAGGATCGGGAATGCTGATTATTGCCTTTATTGGTCTTGTTGTCAATATCGCAGTTGCCTGGATTCTTATGAAGGGAGACACAGAAGAGAATCTGAATTTACGCAGTGCCTTTTTACACGTTTTGGGTGATTTGCTTGGTTCAGTTGGGGCCATTGTTGCCGGTCTACTGATTATGTTCTTTAACTGGAATATAGCAGACCCTATAGCAAGTGTTATTGTTGCATTACTGGTCCTGATCAGCGGCTGGAGAGTGACCAGAGATTCCGTTCATGTGTTGATGGAAGGAAAGCCATCCCATATTGAAATGGATGTTGTTGAGGAAACACTGTGTAATATATCAGGCGTTAAAGAAGTACATGATTTGCACGTATGGGCCATCACTTCAGATTTTCCAACTTTAACCTGTCATTTAATAGTTAAGGATGATGTGAATCGCGATTCGATTTTAGAAAAGGCATCAAATCTCCTGCATGATAAATTTGAACTGCATCATACGACGATACAGATAGAAGGAGCCGATGCCAAATTCCATAAAAAAGAAGATAATTGTAATTAA
- the odhB gene encoding 2-oxoglutarate dehydrogenase complex dihydrolipoyllysine-residue succinyltransferase, with translation MKEITIPELAESITEGTISEWLVKEGDKVEKGDPVVELETDKVNVEVNTEFEGVLTEIVAGEGEDVEIGDVIAKVDENGTAGGGASAGETKPEEKEKETEAPAEEKKAESEPAPAAKEEPAAASDEQDPNTAPVASPATRKRARELGIDLNELYPKDPLGRVRVEDVEQAAREKVESSKKAKDSGKSNKDAEKTEFDKPVERVRMSRRRQTIAKRLVDVQHTSAMLTTFNEVDMTAVMNLRKERKEAFQEKHGVKLGFMSFFTKAVVGALKEFPLLNAEIQGDEIVKKNFYDIGMAVSTEDGLVVPVVRDADRLDFAGIENKVGELAKKARDKKLAVDDMQGGTFTITNGGTFGSLLSTPILNSPQVGILGMHKIQKRPMVMPDDSIEVRPMMYLALSYDHRIVDGREAVQFLVRIKEMLEDPYSLLLEG, from the coding sequence GTGAAAGAGATAACAATTCCTGAACTAGCTGAATCCATCACAGAAGGTACGATTTCAGAGTGGCTTGTAAAAGAAGGGGATAAAGTCGAAAAAGGTGATCCAGTTGTAGAACTGGAAACAGATAAAGTAAATGTTGAAGTGAACACCGAATTTGAGGGTGTTTTAACAGAAATCGTTGCCGGTGAGGGAGAAGATGTTGAAATCGGCGATGTGATTGCCAAAGTAGACGAAAATGGAACAGCAGGTGGTGGAGCGTCAGCTGGGGAAACGAAGCCGGAAGAAAAAGAAAAAGAAACAGAAGCACCTGCAGAAGAGAAAAAGGCAGAGTCAGAACCAGCCCCTGCTGCTAAAGAAGAGCCGGCTGCAGCCAGTGATGAACAAGACCCTAACACGGCGCCTGTGGCTTCACCAGCAACAAGAAAACGTGCCCGTGAGCTAGGTATTGATTTAAATGAGCTCTATCCTAAAGATCCATTAGGCCGTGTACGTGTAGAGGACGTAGAACAGGCTGCAAGAGAAAAAGTGGAGAGCAGTAAAAAAGCAAAGGATTCCGGTAAGTCTAACAAAGACGCGGAGAAAACAGAATTTGATAAACCTGTTGAGCGTGTCCGGATGTCCCGTCGTCGTCAAACCATTGCCAAGCGTCTTGTAGATGTTCAGCATACGTCTGCTATGCTCACAACCTTTAATGAAGTTGATATGACCGCTGTAATGAACCTTCGTAAAGAACGCAAGGAAGCATTTCAGGAAAAGCATGGTGTGAAGCTTGGATTCATGTCCTTCTTTACTAAAGCAGTTGTTGGTGCACTTAAAGAATTCCCGCTCCTGAATGCAGAAATTCAAGGGGACGAAATTGTTAAGAAGAATTTTTATGATATTGGTATGGCCGTATCTACAGAAGATGGTCTGGTGGTACCGGTTGTAAGGGATGCCGATCGTCTGGACTTTGCCGGTATTGAGAATAAAGTCGGTGAGTTGGCGAAAAAAGCCCGGGATAAAAAGCTTGCCGTAGATGACATGCAAGGTGGAACCTTTACGATTACAAATGGAGGTACATTTGGATCCTTACTATCCACGCCAATCCTGAACTCACCACAGGTTGGTATTCTCGGTATGCATAAAATTCAAAAACGTCCAATGGTTATGCCGGACGACAGCATCGAGGTTCGCCCTATGATGTATCTTGCCCTATCCTACGATCACCGTATTGTAGATGGTCGTGAAGCCGTCCAATTCCTTGTAAGAATAAAAGAGATGCTGGAAGATCCGTATAGTCTCTTGCTGGAAGGATAA
- a CDS encoding putative holin-like toxin yields MLITVFESLMLMISFGTFVATILSEIKK; encoded by the coding sequence ATGCTTATAACAGTATTCGAATCGCTGATGTTAATGATTTCTTTTGGAACATTCGTCGCGACGATACTGTCTGAAATAAAAAAGTAA
- the yhbH gene encoding sporulation protein YhbH, whose translation MSDDKRSFVISEEDWSLHKKGYDDQQRHQEKVREAIKNRLPDLVTEESVIMSKGKDVVKIPVRSLNEYKIRYNFDKNKHAGQGQGDSKVGDVVAKDGKPEQGQAGNGQQPGDQPGEDYYETEVSFEELEEAFFQHLELPNLEEKEKDDIVTTDTEFRDLRKTGLTGNIDKKRSLKEALKRNAQEGEASFSPIYPDDLRFKTWEDIEKPDSKAVIIALMDTSGSMGMWEKYMARSFFFWTTRFLRRNYDTVDIEFIAHHTEAKVVSEDEFFSKGESGGTICSSAYRKALEVIEDRYSPSRYNIYPIHFSDGDNLTSDNRNCVSLVEELMEKSSMFCYGEVNQYNRHSTLMSAYHKFEDPKFKHYVLKRRADVFHAMKEFFRKEVTEAG comes from the coding sequence ATGAGTGATGATAAGAGAAGCTTTGTGATATCAGAAGAAGATTGGTCTCTCCATAAAAAGGGATATGATGATCAGCAAAGGCACCAGGAAAAAGTCAGAGAAGCCATAAAAAACCGGTTGCCGGATCTCGTGACGGAAGAAAGTGTGATTATGTCTAAAGGTAAAGATGTCGTGAAGATCCCTGTACGTTCTTTAAATGAATATAAAATCAGGTATAACTTTGATAAAAATAAACATGCCGGCCAAGGGCAGGGAGACAGCAAAGTAGGAGATGTTGTAGCTAAGGACGGAAAGCCTGAGCAAGGGCAGGCAGGTAATGGTCAACAGCCAGGGGATCAGCCCGGTGAAGATTATTATGAAACCGAAGTATCCTTTGAAGAACTGGAAGAGGCTTTCTTTCAGCATCTGGAGCTGCCTAATCTGGAAGAAAAAGAGAAAGATGACATTGTAACCACAGATACGGAATTTAGAGATCTTCGTAAAACAGGTCTCACCGGAAATATTGATAAGAAGAGAAGTCTAAAAGAGGCGCTGAAGCGAAATGCCCAGGAAGGAGAGGCATCCTTTTCACCCATTTACCCTGATGATCTTCGCTTTAAAACCTGGGAGGATATCGAAAAGCCAGACTCAAAAGCTGTTATCATAGCCCTGATGGATACTTCAGGCAGCATGGGGATGTGGGAGAAATATATGGCGAGGAGTTTTTTCTTCTGGACGACACGTTTTCTTCGCAGAAATTATGATACAGTTGATATTGAATTTATTGCCCATCATACAGAAGCTAAAGTAGTTTCAGAGGATGAGTTTTTTTCAAAAGGAGAAAGTGGGGGAACCATTTGTTCTTCAGCCTATCGCAAAGCTTTGGAGGTTATAGAAGATCGATATAGCCCATCACGTTATAATATTTATCCTATTCATTTTTCTGATGGAGATAACTTAACTTCTGATAATCGAAACTGTGTGAGCCTTGTTGAAGAGTTGATGGAGAAGTCCAGCATGTTCTGTTATGGAGAAGTGAATCAGTATAACCGGCATTCTACATTGATGTCTGCTTATCACAAATTTGAAGATCCGAAGTTTAAACACTATGTTTTGAAGAGAAGGGCAGATGTGTTCCATGCCATGAAGGAGTTTTTCAGAAAAGAAGTAACAGAAGCGGGCTAG
- a CDS encoding 2-oxoglutarate dehydrogenase E1 component codes for MGYVEEQYEQFLEDPDLVDPSLKDIFREYGAPEWISPGGTTQPGEAQELSDGDVQKISATMKLVEAIRRHGHLEANIYPVGRKKDRYSPLVDPKNYGLSDEDLRSIPARWVWKNAPSNVNNALDVVKTLKSRYAGKISFEFYHVHDDQEREWLQQNVETGNFNVTLNPEEKKELLQNIAEVEGFEQFLGKTFVGQKRFSIEGLDVMVPMLNRLVHEANNDSVEHVLMGMAHRGRLNVLAHVLGKPYDLIFSEFHSSPDKELIPSEGSTGINYGWTGDVKYHFGADRDIKGKNEKSTHVTLAHNPSHLEFVNPIVEGYTRAAQDDRTHSGYAEPDLNKAFTISIHGDAAFIGEGVVAETLNLSRLRGYHTGGTIHIIANNLVGFTTNNTDGRSTTYASDLAKGFEIPVVHVNADDPEACLTAVNLVYEYRKKFHKDILIDLVGYRRYGHNEMDEPRSTQPYLYQNIDEHESALHVYAQSLVEEGVISEDEFKQLKKDVSKKFKSIYESMKEDEQDEPEEAAVPEALTNGLEEIETAVPLETLEELNENLLKRPEGFNVFKKLERILKKRAKGFEEGKIDWSLGEALAFATILKDGTPIRITGQDTERGTFAHRHAVLHDVETEETYSPFHDLAGVHASFDVYNSPLSEIGVLGFEYGYSVQSPETLVFWEAQFGDFANTGQVILDQFIAAGRAKWGQKSNMVLLLPHGYEGQGPEHSSARLERFLQLSAENNFTVANVTSSAQFFHLLRRQAAIGGKDSARPLVVMTPKSLLRNPRVAAAPSEFTEGKFNPVVEQKNLGTKKTKVKRVVLGSGKIMVDLDEALDERRGEDFDWLHVLRVEQIYPFPAEQIKGILARYKNAEEIVWVQEEPRNAGSWDFVKEELQKLVKDSQTVKYIGRPRRSAPSVGEPNIHKAEQSKIINQTLKLSKGGDSQ; via the coding sequence ATGGGTTACGTTGAAGAGCAATATGAACAATTTTTGGAAGACCCTGATTTGGTAGATCCGTCATTAAAGGATATCTTTCGTGAATATGGAGCACCTGAATGGATATCCCCTGGCGGAACCACACAACCAGGAGAAGCACAGGAATTATCAGATGGTGACGTACAAAAAATCTCTGCGACTATGAAGCTAGTAGAGGCCATTCGTCGCCATGGACATTTAGAAGCGAATATTTATCCAGTAGGCAGGAAAAAAGATCGCTATTCTCCACTTGTTGATCCAAAAAATTATGGTTTGTCGGATGAAGATTTACGTTCCATTCCGGCAAGATGGGTATGGAAAAATGCACCATCCAATGTAAACAATGCTTTGGATGTTGTTAAGACGTTAAAATCGCGGTATGCTGGCAAAATTTCTTTTGAATTTTATCATGTACATGATGATCAGGAACGAGAGTGGCTTCAGCAAAATGTTGAAACCGGCAATTTCAATGTTACTCTTAATCCTGAAGAAAAAAAGGAATTGCTGCAAAATATAGCTGAAGTAGAAGGGTTTGAGCAATTTCTTGGAAAAACATTTGTAGGGCAAAAGCGCTTTTCTATAGAAGGTTTGGACGTTATGGTTCCAATGCTGAACCGTCTCGTTCATGAAGCAAACAATGATTCCGTTGAGCATGTACTTATGGGAATGGCCCACCGCGGTCGTTTAAATGTGTTAGCCCATGTTCTTGGGAAACCATACGATTTAATTTTTTCCGAATTCCATTCCTCACCTGATAAAGAACTGATTCCATCTGAAGGTTCAACAGGGATCAACTATGGATGGACAGGTGATGTGAAATACCATTTTGGTGCTGATCGTGATATTAAAGGGAAGAATGAAAAAAGCACACATGTAACGCTTGCGCATAATCCATCTCATTTGGAATTTGTAAACCCTATTGTGGAAGGGTATACACGTGCAGCACAGGACGACCGCACACATAGTGGCTATGCTGAGCCTGATCTGAATAAGGCATTTACCATTTCCATACATGGAGATGCAGCCTTTATCGGTGAAGGTGTGGTTGCTGAAACATTAAATCTTTCCCGTTTAAGGGGCTATCACACAGGTGGAACGATTCATATTATTGCTAATAATCTCGTCGGCTTTACGACCAATAATACTGATGGACGTTCCACAACTTATGCAAGTGATTTGGCAAAAGGATTTGAAATCCCGGTCGTTCATGTCAATGCAGACGATCCAGAAGCTTGTTTAACAGCTGTTAATCTCGTCTACGAATATCGTAAAAAGTTTCATAAAGATATTTTAATTGACTTAGTTGGCTATCGTCGCTATGGACATAACGAAATGGATGAACCAAGATCCACCCAGCCGTATTTATATCAGAATATTGATGAGCATGAATCAGCACTTCACGTTTATGCCCAAAGTCTGGTTGAAGAAGGTGTAATTTCAGAAGATGAGTTTAAGCAACTGAAGAAAGATGTTTCCAAAAAGTTTAAGTCCATTTATGAAAGTATGAAAGAGGACGAACAGGATGAGCCTGAAGAGGCCGCGGTACCTGAGGCTCTCACCAATGGACTCGAAGAAATTGAAACAGCTGTCCCTTTGGAAACATTAGAAGAACTTAATGAGAACTTGCTTAAACGTCCGGAAGGATTTAACGTCTTTAAAAAGTTAGAGCGAATTCTTAAGAAGCGCGCAAAAGGATTTGAGGAAGGGAAAATTGACTGGTCATTAGGGGAAGCATTGGCCTTTGCCACGATTTTAAAAGACGGAACCCCGATTCGTATTACTGGTCAGGATACTGAACGAGGAACATTTGCTCATCGTCACGCGGTTCTGCATGATGTTGAAACAGAGGAAACGTACAGTCCATTTCATGATTTAGCAGGTGTTCATGCATCTTTTGATGTTTATAACAGCCCTCTGTCCGAAATAGGTGTGCTTGGGTTTGAGTACGGATACAGTGTTCAGTCCCCGGAAACGTTAGTGTTCTGGGAAGCACAGTTTGGCGATTTTGCCAATACCGGTCAGGTGATTCTTGATCAATTTATTGCTGCCGGACGTGCAAAATGGGGACAAAAATCAAATATGGTGCTGCTCCTTCCGCATGGGTATGAAGGACAGGGACCAGAGCATTCCAGTGCACGCTTGGAACGATTCTTACAGTTATCTGCTGAAAATAACTTTACGGTTGCGAATGTAACGTCATCAGCACAATTTTTCCACTTGCTGCGGAGGCAGGCTGCCATTGGAGGAAAAGATTCGGCACGTCCATTAGTTGTCATGACACCTAAGAGTCTTTTAAGAAATCCAAGAGTTGCTGCAGCACCAAGTGAGTTTACAGAAGGGAAGTTCAACCCGGTTGTTGAACAGAAAAACCTTGGCACGAAGAAGACAAAAGTAAAGCGTGTCGTGCTGGGCAGTGGCAAAATTATGGTCGACCTGGATGAAGCTCTTGATGAAAGAAGAGGGGAAGATTTCGATTGGCTTCATGTATTACGTGTTGAACAAATCTATCCATTCCCTGCAGAACAGATCAAGGGAATTTTAGCCCGTTATAAAAATGCAGAGGAAATTGTATGGGTTCAGGAAGAGCCTAGAAATGCCGGCAGCTGGGACTTCGTTAAGGAGGAGCTGCAGAAATTGGTGAAGGACAGTCAGACAGTGAAATATATTGGCCGTCCTAGACGTTCAGCGCCTTCCGTAGGTGAACCTAATATTCATAAAGCAGAACAGAGTAAGATTATAAACCAGACGCTAAAGCTTTCTAAAGGAGGAGATTCCCAGTGA
- a CDS encoding undecaprenyldiphospho-muramoylpentapeptide beta-N-acetylglucosaminyltransferase, with protein sequence MKNQSIVFTGGGTAGHVVVNLALIPEFIKDGWDVHYIGSHQGIERELISGMDGITYHAISTGKLRRYFDKENFKDPFRVLKGTWQSLRILSKVKPHTVFSKGGFVSVPVVTAAKLKGVPAIIHESDYTPGLANKLAFPFARKVLATFPETMKYLPEKKAEWVGAIIREELFEGDEAKGLRQCDFVKDKPVILIMGGSSGSQKLNDIIRKHLDTLLDKFQIIHICGKGKVDPSIHRFGYEQFEYVQDELKDLMAAADLVVSRAGSNSIYEFLALKKPMLLIPLSRQASRGDQILNANSFRKQGFARVIEEEELHEERFLNELQQLWIERETIIDKMMAYKSEETKEKVIQMLKHIQ encoded by the coding sequence ATGAAAAATCAATCAATCGTTTTTACCGGGGGCGGAACAGCTGGTCATGTAGTCGTCAATTTAGCGCTGATTCCAGAGTTTATAAAGGATGGCTGGGATGTTCATTACATTGGCTCGCATCAGGGAATAGAACGGGAGCTTATAAGTGGTATGGACGGAATTACGTACCACGCTATTTCCACGGGAAAACTCCGTCGATACTTTGATAAGGAAAATTTTAAAGATCCGTTTCGGGTGTTAAAAGGAACCTGGCAATCATTGCGAATTTTGTCGAAAGTGAAGCCGCATACAGTTTTTTCAAAGGGTGGGTTTGTTTCGGTACCGGTTGTAACCGCCGCCAAACTAAAAGGGGTGCCTGCGATTATCCACGAATCAGATTACACGCCTGGACTTGCGAATAAGCTTGCTTTCCCATTTGCCAGAAAAGTGCTGGCCACTTTTCCGGAAACGATGAAATATTTACCGGAAAAGAAAGCAGAATGGGTCGGAGCGATTATTCGTGAGGAATTGTTTGAGGGGGATGAAGCAAAGGGTCTGCGGCAATGTGATTTCGTTAAGGATAAACCGGTTATTCTTATCATGGGAGGAAGTTCCGGATCCCAGAAATTAAACGACATTATCCGCAAGCATCTGGACACCTTATTAGATAAATTTCAAATCATCCACATCTGCGGGAAAGGAAAAGTGGATCCTTCCATTCATCGCTTTGGCTATGAGCAGTTTGAGTATGTACAGGATGAATTGAAAGACCTGATGGCTGCCGCTGATTTAGTGGTCTCGAGAGCTGGCTCCAATTCTATTTATGAATTTTTGGCTCTTAAGAAGCCGATGCTTCTCATTCCCTTATCAAGGCAAGCAAGCAGAGGGGATCAGATTTTAAATGCGAATTCTTTTAGAAAACAAGGGTTTGCCCGCGTCATTGAGGAAGAGGAATTACATGAAGAACGGTTCTTGAATGAGCTCCAACAATTGTGGATAGAAAGGGAAACGATTATCGATAAAATGATGGCTTATAAAAGCGAAGAAACGAAGGAAAAGGTTATACAAATGCTTAAGCACATCCAGTAA